Proteins encoded within one genomic window of Ranitomeya variabilis isolate aRanVar5 chromosome 4, aRanVar5.hap1, whole genome shotgun sequence:
- the TMUB2 gene encoding transmembrane and ubiquitin-like domain-containing protein 2 translates to MDSPPPTMIEGLGDEVTVVVGIFILLLALILAWLSTYVAEGNDPLLGSLIPSGRREPLLGLSNPVAPSPEPPSPVEPQVEKPEEGEQGQGGEQDTDSENATLDQMLDIQGVPKRSQPAPPVSEEEEVLASGDAAAQEVTRCKGPEEDDGKEQENGVRRRSIGRDHEWRKTAGTVQEQSQPEEGMITVRLKFLNETEELALVRPDDTIGTLKSKYFPGQEPQMKLIFQGQLLHDSTQTLRSLHITDNCVIHCHRSQATASSSPVGPESGGTSQEHAGLSPPIGNLMIPVFVVMLALIWYFRINYRQFFTAPATVSLVGVTVFFSFLVFGMYGR, encoded by the exons ATGGATTCGCCCCCGCCCACCATGATAGAGGGGCTCGGCGATGAGGTGACTGTTGTAGTGggaatttttattttacttttagcaCTAATCCTGGCATGGCTGTCCACATATGTAGCCGAAGGCAACGATCCCCTGCTAGGTAGCCTGATACCCTCTGGACGTAGAGAACCTCTACTAGGGCTCAGTAACCCAGTGGCCCCGAGTCCTGAACCACCAAGTCCTGTGGAGCCTCAAGTAGAGAAACCAGAAGAAGGGGAACAAGGCCAAGGAGGTGAGCAAGATACGGACAGCGAGAATGCCACCCTTGATCAGATGCTGGATATCCAAGGAGTGCCTAAGCGCAGCCAGCCAGCGCCCCCAGTGAGCGAGGAGGAGGAAGTGCTGGCATCAGGAGATGCCGCGGCTCAGGAAGTCACAAGGTGTAAAGGTCCCGAAGAAGATGATGGTAAAGAGCAGGAAAATGGTGTCAGGCGGCGAAGTATAGGCAGAGACCATGAATGGCGGAAGACAGCTGGCACGGTCCAGGAGCAGAGCCAGCCAGAAGAAGGAATGATCACCGTTCGGCTCAAGTTCCTGAATGAGACCGAAGAACTAGCTTTGGTGAGGCCCGATGACACCATTGGGACATTGAAAAG TAAATACTTCCCCGGTCAGGAGCCACAGATGAAGCTCATCTTCCAGGGACAGCTTCTTCACGACTCCACCCAGACCTTGCGCTCCCTCCATATCACAGACAACTGTGTCATCCACTGCCACCGCTCTCAGgccaccgcctcctcctcccctgTAGGACCTGAGTCAGGAGGGACTTCCCAGGAGCACGCTGGTCTCTCGCCACCCATTGGGAACTTGATGATCCCAGTCTTTGTGGTCATGTTGGCACTGATCTGGTATTTCCGGATAAATTACCGTCAGTTTTTCACTGCTCCTGCTACTGTCTCTTTGGTGGGGGTCACTGTATTCTTCAGCTTTTTGGTCTTTGGCATGTATGGACGATAA